Within Trachemys scripta elegans isolate TJP31775 chromosome 12, CAS_Tse_1.0, whole genome shotgun sequence, the genomic segment NNNNNNNNNNNNNNNNNNNNNNNNNNNNNNNNNNNNNNNNNNNNNNNNNNNNNNNNNNNNNNNNNNNNNNNNNNNNNNNNNNNNNNNNNNNNNNNNNNNNNNNNNNNNNNNNNNNNNNNNNNNNNNNNNNNNNNNNNNNNNNNNNNNNNNNNNNNNNNNNNNNNNNNNNNNNNNNNNNNNNNNNNNNNNNNNNNNNNNNNNNNNNNNNNNNNNNNNNNNNNNNNNNNNNNNNNNNNNNNNNNNNNNNNNNNNNNNNNNNNNNNNNNNNNNNNNNNNNNNNNNNNNNNNNNNNNNNNNNNNNNNNNNNNNNNNNNNNNNNNNNNNNNNNNNNNNNNNNNNNNNNNNNNNNNNNNNNNNNNNNNNNNNNNNNNNNNNNNNNNNNNNNNNNNNNNNNNNNNNNNNNNNNNNNNNNNNNNNNNNNNNNNNNNNNNNNNNNNNNNNNNNNNNNNNNNNNNNNNNNNNNNNNNNNNNNNNNNNNNNNNNNNNNNNNNNNNNNNNNNNNNNNNNNNNNNNNNNNNNNNNNNNNNNNNNNNNNNNNNNNNNNNNNNNNNNNNNNNNNNNNNNNNNNNNNNNNNNNNNNNNNNNNNNNNNNNNNNNNNNNNNNNNNNNNNNNNNNNNNNNNNNNNNNNNNNNNNNNNNNNNNNNNNNNNNNNNNNNNNNNNNNNNNNNNNNNNNNNNNNNNNNNNNNNNNNNNNNNNNNNNNNNNNNNNNNNNNNNNNNNNNNNNNNNNNNNNNNNNNNNNNNNNNNNNNNNNNNNNNNNNNNNNNNNNNNNNNNNNNNNNNNNNNNNNNNNNNNNNNNNNNNNNNNNNNNNNNNNNNNNNNNNNNNNNNNNNNNNNNNNNNNNNNNNNNNNNNNNNNNNNNNNNNNNNNNNNNNNNNNNNNNNNNNNNNNNNNNNNNNNNNNNNNNNNNNNNNNNNNNNNNNNNNNNNNNNNNNNNNNNNNNNNNNNNNNNNNNNNNNNNNNNNNNNNNNNNNNNNNNNNNNNNNNNNNNNNNNNNNNNNNNNNNNNNNNNNNNNNNNNNNNNNNNNNNNNNTATTAGCTACACAAAAGCTGTGGGGCAGGAACTCAGAGCAAACAGCAAAATCCTCagatgttaataataataataataataataatatatttaatttaataacacCTGAGGATTTTGCTGTTTGCTCTGCCCCGCAGCTTTTGTGTAGCTAATAACTGAGGGCTTCTCCTTTTGTATTCAAAcaaggggaagtgtgtgtgtgtgtgtgggggggggtcatctAAAAAGGGAAATGGATGTGCCCATGACCTGCCCTTtgagggaaaggctgcaggtctCTTTagcagctggggtggaggggagcctGCTGGACGGCAGCAGCGCTAACGTGGCGGTGCAGGTGGATGGGCAGCAGGTAACACTTGTATCACTTGCACGGTGACACTGCCTGTGGCCACAGCCTCATGCCTTGTTCCCCCAGCGGTCAGCAGAACAGCTGCCCTAAGCTGTATTCTAGCGGGCATTACGGtacagagtgggggaagggatttttttttggcaTGGTTGGGCGACGACTATATTTTAGGGCACTATTTACTCCAGTGATCTAAGACGCTGGGACCCCGAGGTTGTCTTAAGCTACCACTGGCTCCTCTACTTAACCATAGAGTTTTCTGCTTGAGTTGGCTCTGCACATCTGGATTTTGCATCTTTCTTTGTTCAGGAGCAGAAAATCCTGCTGTCTATCTCCACCATGAGCATGTCTCTCAGGAACATGGTCAGAGGCCACTGGAGGAATCCTGAAGTGGTGGCTGTGATGCAGGTGGTCAGCAACACGGAGTCTGTGACCAAACAGAACTGCAAGAAAATCCACAAGGTCAGAGCTTGCTTTTCTCTTCTGCCATGCAGCTGGCACAGTGCAAAAAATAGCAGCCATTCATTAAGTTTAAATGTTGTAaccttgttggtcccaggatattagagagacaaggtgggtgaggtaatgtcttttatgggaccaacttctggtggtgaaagagTCACGTttttgagctcttcttcaggtctgtacaAGCGCAAAAGCATATCTCTTTCACCACCAGacgttggtccaatcaaagatattacttcacccaccttgtctttgttGGGCAGCACATGCAGGCCTGGGGCAAGATCCAGGGTCTCCCCAGaaatcaggggtggctctatgtcttttgccgccccaagcatggcagtcagacagcctttggtggcatgcctgcgggaggtccgccagtcccgtgcttttggcgtacccaccgccgaattgccgcgggaccggcggacctcccgcaggcatgctgtcaaaggcagcctgactgccgccctacAGGGACCAGCAGGCCAACCCCCGCGGCTtcctgccccaggcacgcacttggtgcgctggtgcctggagccgcccctgccagaAATGATGCCTTCGAACTGTCACTGAGCTGTTCTGTTGTCTGAAATGAATTCCCTGCGGGAGAACCCTGGGGAAACCCCAAGCTGATAGCCACCCTCTCCCTATCTGGCACTAGTGCTGGGTTCATTAACGGATACTCTTCACCTGGGAGAGTCGCGGGGGAAAGCCCAAGCTGAGGGAATCCATTCGGATGTTTGATGCCCTTGTGCAAGACTCTGCGGATGAGCTCAGGTTACCTGGCACAATCTCAGGAAATccccggctccgccccctcctccacccaatTTGTCAGAGTAACTAATTTATTTAGTGTCGTCTCATTGGGGAATGTGGCTGACTGGTCTGAATAGCCAATCGATCGGAGCGCCTATGAATGGAGACTGATACCTGGGGGAGGGAACCATTTCAAGTCCTCTTGGGAACAGATCTTGTGTCTCCTCCACTTACCAGGTGACTTTCCTCCATACTAGATGTGTGTGGTCTGCATTAATTAGCCAATATCCAACGCTGGGATTATTTATGAGGATTCTAGGCTGTTgttgaaatatatataaatatataggagAAACACCTCCATGCCCTATCCCCCCGGTTGGAAGTTTTGCCTTGGGACGTTCCACCAGGTTGGAACACACCCACCCTCTCTGGAGAGTGATACTTGATGGTACAACCCCACACCTCACAGGTGGCTTCTCTCCTGTACGGCCAGATGTGCACATGCGCGTGAGTGTCCAGGTATCCAGCAGAGCGCTCGCAACCCCCTGGgaagtgtgtgttacaggtcccacACCCTCGCCAGTGGGTTACATGCATGCTTGGGGACCCTCATTTTCCAGTGctatccccctccccactgcttttCCCCACATGCTCCTGGGGTACGAACAGCTCTGAACTGGTCTCTGTCCTGTTCGGCGTCTGTATCTAGGCCATGGTTTTCATTGCTgtgactgtttttctttctttgcatgcTAACAGAAGAGTCTGTCAACAGCTACAGAGAAACCGCGACACAGAGGCCAGGGcaacaggagaaagcagctgAAGGTGATAGCGCGAACAGTGGAAAACTTGGTCACCTGCTGGGAGAAGCTGTTCTCTCTCCACTCAAAGGACTGGGACACATAGGGTCAGTAGGAAGCAGTGTATGGTGCTCTCCCCATGGGTGCTGAGTACCTGGGATTGTACCACCACCTCCGTACTAGCCAGTAAGCAACACTGATTTCCTGGAAACTCCTTGCCTTCTGATTTCTTGGTTCTGCCATTGGGTGAAGCAGGCGGTGCTGGGGCAGGCTTTCCATTGTATCCCATCCTTCTCTGTGGGGACTGGAGAGGGACGTCTCTTGTGCTCATGGCCCGCTCTGCTACTGTTCCAGGTAGCAAATACTGAGGGTCAGATTCAGCCCTGAAATCAGCTGAGTGGCATCAACAGAATTTGCTCCTTTGTGCTGAATAAAACTTTGTTGGACATTTCCACAGCGGGGGCCTTGGCTCCGGCGGGTCTGTATGTTAGGAATTTGGAAGGACAGGGCAGTGAGCAGGCAGTGAAAGAAGGGGGTAATAGGGTAACAAGAGGCTCCTGGATTATGAAAATGCTTCTTGTCTGCTAGGAATTCTCTCACactgtgtaacactgacagacctgtTGTTGGTGGGTGGGATTGAATCTGGGACCTGTGGAGCTTAACTACGTGAGccctaccgcatgagctaaaggCCATCTCCCTGTAGAGTAGACTCATttgatctctctctttaagtggtctcagtaccactcgatgggacagagcaccacacccaggaggtgtgtgggttacaactgCACCACCTGAGATGATGTCTGCTGCTTTCCCGGGGATGTTCATTGACATGCAATATTGGCTTCATAGCCCGGAAGATGCTGGGAAGAAAGCCATCTAGCTCCTGAAGGGTTGCTGCTTCAGGAAAGGCTGGGCATGGTAGCAATCATGGCAAGTAGTCTAGGAAATCTTAGATCCCCCTGACATTCCATGGGTTTGAACTAGCTCTCTCTCCCTCGTTCTTCCAACCTGCGCTCAACAGGCTGGTGCGGAGAATGAAATGGACTTTCTACAGCTGCTGCCATCTCCTGGAAAAACCAGGAAGAATAGACAATTGAGAACCACTTGTATCGCCTCTCGGGGCCGGGTTTCTCTTCCCATCATTCTTTGTGATGGACACTTGCAAGTGGACAAGGGAAAGCCAAAGCGCTGTAGGAAGTGGGGTTGGTGACTCAGGAAGTGGTGCTCTTCCCTCTGGGTCAGGGCTGAACTGATGTTGCCTCGTGGTGCTAAGGGGAAGGCTGTGCTGCCTAGACGTAAAACCAGCCTTTAGTTGCTCGTCATTTATGCTGTTGTAACTACTGTCCTCTTCCTACCAGCAAAACAAATCCCCTGCTTCTAGAAGAGAGGCACCAGAGCTCGCCCTTTAATCAGTTGTTGCTGGtagggctccagccctggaggcAGAGCTGCTCCCATTAGCTTCACCAGAGGACACGACTTGCTGTGGATTCATGCTGAGTGGTGCATTAGGACATTCAGGGACACCCTAGCCAGTGGCTGCTGAGCAAAGTCTTGTATCTATATGAGGTGGCATTGGGACTCGGCTCCTGCTTGCGATTCTAGAGGGCAGCGGTTCAAATCCCTCTGTGGCCATGGCTGGTGGAGTAAAAAGTGTTTGATCACAGTagttctttctggccttggaatctatgaatctccttCTCTCTGCTCTTCATGGGACAATGCCATTGCTGTACTCTGCATCGTGGCTGTTGGTCAAGGTATCTACTTGGTCAGAAACACAACACCAAGGGCCAAGTTCTCTGCTGGAGTTAGGGAGTGCCactccattgcagtcagtgggccCTCTTACACCAGTGGTGAGTATGAGCTCAGAGGGAGCTGGTCTGAGATTCACTGAGCCCCCGCAGCTCTTCGAGAACCAGCCTCGTGCAGACAAGTGAATGTCATAGGTGGTGAGCAGAGATCGTAAAGAAACATCCTTTTACTTACTGGCTGCCTGGCATTTAAACATGAGCCTCCCCGAAGGAGCAGCATCGGAAAGGAGCGCGTTTTCCACGCACCAAAACAAAACCTTGGCAAAAATCCTTCAAATCCATGAGCTTGGGAAATACATAAATCCCCAGTGTATCCAATGTTGAAATGCCATAATGGTGAGAATTAAAACCCCCCAGATGGTGGGAGAGGGGATAGTTTGTTTCATGAATAACAATTTTTCTCGTACCAACACATTCTGCCTGCTTTAAATTCTTGGGTGTGAACGCCCCCGTGTTTGCAGCTTCTCAGAAGCTTGAAAATAAAACTTCTTCCCTTACTGATTCTGGATATTTTATCTAGAAAACACGAACTCCCCCCTCTCTTCTAGAGCTTGTACAGCTGGAGTGGAAGTCTGGGCCTCTATGCCttggctgctatttttagccaggcCAGTTGATTTAAAGCTAGCCCAGGTCTGGCCTACCCGAGCTGCAGTCACATCTTACTACCATCCTTTCCCTTCCTTGCAGCAAAAATACAGTCAACGGCTCTTCAGTCTGGGGACCAGATTTTATCACTAAACTAGAATTCCCTCTGCTGGCTGAAGGAGATGGTGCAGACTCATCGGAGTATCCCGTGCAACTCCCAGTTGTTCTGTGGTGCTGTCTTGCGGGTACGCTCCCTCTGCTGCAACAGTAACCCTTTGCAACGACCTGTGTAGGTACATCTATGGCTCTGCTTCACTACAGTGTCTCGCAGGCATAAAGGAGTTTACCCGCACAATACCCCTGGGAGCagagaagtgctgttatccctggagtacagatggggaaccgaggcgCAGAGAGACCAGGGTAcgtttacactgcaaaaaacacccAACAGAACCCTGCAGCAGCGGGTTTCAGAGCCCGAGCCTACAGACGCAGGCTAACGCTAAGGCACTAAATGTAGCCGTGCAGGTGTTCCCGCTTGGGCTGGAGCGCAAGGTCTGCAAGCCCCCAACtccccaggtttcagagccccagtgggaacatctacacagctatttttagcaccatcgCGTGAGCTCGGAGACTAGCTGCTGCAGgatgttttttgcagtgtagatgtccccgaagtgacgtgcccaaggtcgCTCGTAGAGTTGGTAGCAGGCCCAGGAAgagaagccagatctcctggctcCCGGCCTTCGTTTGAACTCCTGGATGATGAGGGAGAGGTGAGTGGCACTGCGTTCAGAGAAGTGGCATGTGCTCTCTGTGTGCCTGACAGGCCCATGagccccccactccagagccacCATGGCTACGGGAGAGCAAGCCGCATCCCATGCCTCTCACACCTCCCACACCTGTCCCTGCTGACACAACCTAACTGCTGCCGACAGTGGAGTTCCTAGAGTAATGGTGACAGTCTGGCTTAGTGGGTAAAACAGAGGGCTGGGTGGAATCACtctgctgggttctgttcctgactctgcagctggctggccttgggcaagtcacccagCCGGTCAAGCTTAGTTTCTCGTGCTGTAAAGCAGGTATGATGCTAATCGCAGGACTTGTCATATGAACTTGGAGCAGGGGCCAATCTAGGCTGGTACCTCTCTCTGACTCTGGCCGGaaccaggtgcttcagagcaaGGTGCAAAGAACACGGCAGCAGGCAGGAATGGGAAAACCTACCCATGGGGCATGTTTCCTCGTGACCCCGGTTAGTTAGAGTCTGGCTCATGCGCGGAAGCATGAAGGTTTAGATCCCTTTCAAAACCCTGGGTGGTTTTTAGTCCTACTGTCCTTTCCCTATCAATGCCCAGTCCTGGTCTGAACCCTGCTAGGCATCTGGCGTCAGTGCTATCTTGTGGCAGGGGAGTCCGCAGGCTAGTTATACCCCGGGTGAAAAAAATCCCTTGATCGGTTTTAAATGAACCTCTCCCAGTCTGCCTCCGAGGGAACTGTAGACATGCAAATGATTCTGCTGGGTTTCTTCTAGCAAGGATGGCTTGTACCCTGAGCCAGCCTGTTAGGAACCGGATGGGGTGAATAAACGTGGAGCCCCCTGGGTTGTTCCTGGAGAGGTGGCAGGTCAGAGAAGCAGCACCTAGGGCTGGGTGGTCCATTGCCAGCATGCTGCTGCCCGTCCGTTTGGAACGGAGCCAGCCTCCCTTGTTCCGGGACACCGCCCTGCCCAAGCGAGGGAGGCAGGCTCAGGCAAGGGCTGTGACTATCCTCTCGAGCCAGCCCACACCGGAGCAACAGCCACGAGCGGCCCAGGGACCCCACGGGGCTGCTCGTCATCGACCCAACAAAGCGGCCCCGGAGCGGTGCGGCTGGCACTGCTGCTAGAGGGTTAATGGCGCGGCAGGCTTGgcttctgccctctcctgcccccagtcACCGCCAATGCACCCGGGGAATGTGTGATAACACGATGGCGGTGGCTCCAGCTAGcccctctgggcctgatcctgagggcCCTGCGGTCAGTGCACTGAGCAGCTTCAGCAGGGAGCAGGTGAGTGGGGccagctggagaggagctgcCTCAGTGGCTAAGGTTAGTCCCCAAACTaactgttgggggaggggctcctccttatgacacctccCCCAAGAGATGGCGATCTCCCTCCTATGcactttccctgcccccagcaaGCGGGGAGAGCATgggctagtggttaaagcagtgaACAGGGCCGGAAGGCATCTCCCCTCAACTCTGACACTGGCCTTCTTTGTAACCCTGGGCAAATTCCTGCCTCGCTCCCTGCCTGGGTTTTCCtaactgtgaaatggggataatcacTCTTTATTTAATACTCAGGGGCAGGGAGTGCCTGGAGGCCCTGCTCAGGATCCCACGTGGGCTGGGTGCCGTACAAGCACAGAAGGACCTGGCCTGTGCCCCCGAGAGCTTCTccttcctgctgggctgagcccaCCTCACTGTTTGCAAAGTGCTCGCAGCCCCTCTGCGAGAGGACTTTTCCTCCCGAGGCCCGAGTCCAGCTCCCAGCACCCGGGGCCAAACGCTGCCCCCAGCTGAGCCTGTTCAGCGCCACTGACGCTGGTGAGCTAGcgcgggggcaggggagggcagaaCTGGCTTCTCTTAATCCAGCTGGTCACTCTCCTTCCCAGGCCGCTCGCCGCTGGGGGCTTTCTGCAGCCGTTGCACTGGGGCCAGGCCTGCGCATGGAGCAAGGCAGGAGATTGGCATCCAGAGTCTGGCTCTGCATCAGCCGGGGGACGGTCGTGGTCCATCCGCATCCTCTGCAGGGCGCCCGTCCATCAAAGAGCGCACGGGCTTGAGACCCGAGCCCAGCCAAGGCCCTGGGCCGGTCTCAGCCAGAGAGCAAATGTAAGCCAACATCGGGGGTGGAGCATAGAACCCGGCCCGGGCGTTTGCAAGACGCTAGATGGCAGGAGAGGGCTGTGCTAGAGACATCCTGGAAAGACTGTGGAGCCAAGCAGCCAGGGACACTGGGCTTTGACCCACGTAGCTATGCCACGCAGCGTGGCTGGCGGCCACTGTGTGGGGCTGCCCATAGCATTGCTGGAGGGTGGAACTCGGATTCCTCGGGAGGATCCCGGcctgccaccccaaccccctcttaTGTTCTTGGTTGGGGGAAATCGCTCGGAGTGAAGTCAGTGCGAATTCACCAGAGAGGGGGACGGAGGTTTCCTCTTGGGCCCGTCATGCCTTCACTTGCTCAGTCCCCAGCAAGACCCAGCGCTTCCTTGTTTCGCTGGCTACAGGCTGCCGCGCCGTTGTAACCGGAGAGGAAGGGTCTCTGCACCAATCGGAGGGGCATCGTCAATGGGAGCCTTCTGAAAGCCTGAGCCCAGCCCCAGAAAGGCTTAAACATCACGAGATCTAAAAAAATGGGGGCTCCTTTTCGCTTTGCCTTCTGGTTCCTGAGCCCTTAGGGCGCCCTCGGCTCACGTTTGCAGGCAATGGCTAgaaattgactttaaaaaaaaaaaagagagagaaagctgagTGTTGCCCACAATCacctgcctccaggagctggggctttaaggaaaatcaGTTATCACCAGGCATGTGATTAAAATCATGAGAGGCAGCACTGCTGAgttgccccttccccaccccggcccaGTGTCATTAGCAGGAAGTGCTGCGGCACAGTGGGAGGAAAGAGATCTTTACTGGCCGAGCAGCCACTgttggccagcagcagcctggcgaATGGTTTGCGGTCCTGATTGCCAGGTGTCTCACCAAACTAGCTCCCTCTGTCTCCAGCACCGCTCCTCATACTGTGCCCCTTCTGCCTGCCTGCGCTTTCCCTGTCCTGGTCTATGGTGGCTGGGCCCGTCTCCTTTCCTCACAGTCTGGGGTTCCCGCCTGGTGGCAGCTGCAGCCTGTGCAAGGGTGTCAGACGCGTGGGTCCTGGAGCTGGGGTGAAGTTTATGCCCAAGGGTGTGCGAATCCCATGCAGGGATCCCATGCCCCTCCCTGTAACTCCCAGAGCCCCcttcagcagcacagctccctcctgtACGTTCCCCCAGGCAGGCCTGGCATCTCAGCGGGGAGCAGCGCTTCACCCTGcgcccccctccagcccagcaaagtcagctgggaggtggcaggggtgggcagaGTTCGCTGCTGGGCTCCCGAGAGCCAGTAGCTTGTGCAGAGAACAAACGCCGGCTTGTTTTGCTGATGCTCATTCTATCAGCTCTGCAGGGGGCTTTGCATTGAAAACGTTGTTTGGGTTTGGGCTTCTTTCCCTAAACAAAAGATCAAATACAGAGAGCATTTTAATTGTTAAATGGAGGGGGGGCCAGCTACCCCGCCCCCCAGCAACCATCCCCTTGAGAGTCCTAAAATAGCAAAGATTTTGCCAGTTTGCATCCAGCTTTTATAACAatatcggggggagggggagggggaacgccCCCTCCTCAATCGCCCCCAGTCTCTACCATCAGCCTTTCCAGTGCACCAGGGGAAGCATGATTCATGCAGGCCCCCCAGAGGTAATGTTTTCCCTGTTTGTTCTCAGCAGTGGTCGGCTGAGGGTGGGATGATGTGCGCTGCTTAGTGTGCCCCGGGCGCCCGCGCTGTCCCCGTctctgctgcagagccagtggaAAAGCCAAGGGATTGCGAGGCAGCCCAGTGATGCGTGTGCTCAAGGCTGCCCTGCGGGAGCTCTTTTAGGTGAGGTGCTTTGCAGCGTTAGCCAGTGCTGCCCCGGGCATTGCAGCTCGCAGGCAGGGCCAGGCCTGAGACGCTGCTCGGGCTGGTGGGACCGGCAGGCCCTTGGTGTGAGTGTCTGTCGTTTGGGCTGCGGGGGCAGACGAGTCGCCTAGGGCCTGGCAGAGGGGGAGTGGTTGCTATGGGGTTGTACGCACGGGGGACGGTAGCACATTCCCTTCACACACATCCCACCAGTCTCTGAGAGATATTCGCGCTCTGGACACAGCCCGCCACCTTCTACGGGGAGTCCAGACGCGGCCGGGGGGCCTCCGCCTGCCAGCTCCCAGCGGGACGGGTTCCGAGTTGTGACTTGCGTTGTCCGAACATCTGGCTCGGTTCTTCGCGGGAGCCATGGAGCAAAGTCCCCCCCAGCTGGCAGCACAATCTCAGAGAAAGCAGAGCAACGACTGGGCAGACTGGGCCATTCTCTAGGCCACATGGAGCAGCCGTGAAACTCCCAGGCTGCTGCCTGGCCTGGAAAGTGCAGGCCAGGCCTTGCTTTGCCTAGACGGGCCTGAACTCGGATTCAGGCACATGGGTGCCCCTTGGAC encodes:
- the C12H20orf204 gene encoding uncharacterized protein C20orf204 homolog; translation: MILPRTLLCAVLLLLLVSVLSKGKAKCSIVEILRQYQAVIFDELQNLKNLTRSAETPRRGRAGLACLSNKEQKILLSISTMSMSLRNMVRGHWRNPEVVAVMQVVSNTESVTKQNCKKIHKKSLSTATEKPRHRGQGNRRKQLKVIARTVENLVTCWEKLFSLHSKDWDT